A window of Pseudoalteromonas sp. MEBiC 03607 genomic DNA:
CACGTATCTTTGTAGATACAGCAAGCACCTTGAAAATAGGCTGCTATTGTGATGATTTTAGGGAAGAATGTCAATGGACGGCTATACCGCTAAAGACAAATTTTAAGCTGTAAGCCGTAAGCCGAAAGTAAAAAAGCCAATCAGCATGCTGATTGGCTTTTATCAAACAAATAATTACCAGAAATACTCATGAGGTTTTGAGTTTCCTAACGGAAAAACAATTCCTTCTGGGTCAGCACCATTCATCACACGCTTGCAAAGTGCTTTATTTAAGCGTCTTCTTGGCTTAGTCATCGTCATTTTTACCCACCAACTTGGTGTTTGTTGATAAAAATAAGTACTGTGTGGACCTGTGTATTTTCTGTTTATTTTACCGTATTTATTACGGTCAATTGTTTTGTTTTTTACTGACATAAATATCCTCTAGCTGAAAATAGCTAGAAGATATCTTTTTCTCTGTAACCTAATATTCGTCTCATGATACGCTCCTTGTAAAGCTCAGAAACTTACTGGCTTACAGCTTAAAGCCATAAGTTTTAATCGCGGAAGTTTTTGAACTGGAATGGTTGACCTAAATCAGCAGTACGAACAACTTGCATTGCTTCTTGTAAATCATCACGTTTTTTACCAGTTACACGTAATTCTTCACCTTGAATCGCGGCTTGTACTTTGATTTTTGAGTCTTTAATTAACTTAACGATTTTCTTCGCTACGTCTTTTTCGATACCTTGCTTAAGTGCAACGTCACGCATTACGTATTTGCCGCTACGTGACTCGTCTCTTAATTCAAGGCTAGATACATCCAAACCACGCTTTGAAATTTTTGCTGCAAGAATGTCAAAAAGTTGCATCACTTGCTGTGGTGCTTCAGCTTTTAACTTAATTACTTTGTCACTTAGTTCGATTGATGCATCAACACCACGAAAATCAAAACGCGTCTCTAGTTCACGCTTTGCATTATCTACTGCATTCTGCGCTTCGTTCATTTCTACTTCAGAAACAATATCAAATGAAGGCATGGGGTTCTCCTAACATAGTCTTTTTTAAATTCGTTTATGGTTGGCAATTATAACGCTTATTTGTCGATTCTTTCTATTTTTATCCGATTTGTTCAGGTGCGATGCAAAAATTGTTTGATATACTGGCCATTCAATTTCGGCATTTTTAGGGGTTATTGTGACAAGGCGTGTTTACCAAGTTATCTTCTTAGCCAGCATTATTGGCTTTACGATTTTATTTGCCAAAGAAATTAAAGGGGTTGGCAACCTGTTTCCTCACGTCGATAAAGTAGCGCACTTTGGTATTTTCTTCATACTCGCTTTGGTGATGGACAAGGCATTTAAGTTACCTCTAATGGTACAAATTTTACTGTTAGCAGGCTACGGAGCCGCCATTGAATTTATGCAAGATATGC
This region includes:
- a CDS encoding VanZ family protein, which codes for MTRRVYQVIFLASIIGFTILFAKEIKGVGNLFPHVDKVAHFGIFFILALVMDKAFKLPLMVQILLLAGYGAAIEFMQDMLPYRQASVGDFIADFIGAVSYFAIKLGFHLGSNQRNG
- a CDS encoding YajQ family cyclic di-GMP-binding protein; translated protein: MPSFDIVSEVEMNEAQNAVDNAKRELETRFDFRGVDASIELSDKVIKLKAEAPQQVMQLFDILAAKISKRGLDVSSLELRDESRSGKYVMRDVALKQGIEKDVAKKIVKLIKDSKIKVQAAIQGEELRVTGKKRDDLQEAMQVVRTADLGQPFQFKNFRD